One window from the genome of Periophthalmus magnuspinnatus isolate fPerMag1 chromosome 18, fPerMag1.2.pri, whole genome shotgun sequence encodes:
- the LOC117386622 gene encoding uncharacterized protein LOC117386622 encodes MLLQALIFAFGLFFSAEQLWTSAHDAHSPAGGRVVQLQMEVDAPDAKNLSLGGSVLITCSVDQVQDQDRSETRLRLVHTILGAIQVLASGSSSSGPLSVRLSPVTLEHRGLYSCEGHGPDQNQDIMVESDHRLIWVQDPSPVVTLQLSRVQRVNFFHGKTLTVSCALPAGGAEWRILSASEKEGSISECPQQERSGDLLSCSVASSFFPLKTRLYNLFWCESSTGLRSNVLNLTDAEIKDQNSRPLMVTRFEVAPAWSLRTGDSVTFSCEVRTDKYNNSQNCNLQLIHTHMDSRNMTVVLSQPATHPINYTIDSVSREHQGVWTCWDDGTLSLLSLPWHTFLLVEDDSAPVAKVTIDVLNYNRTQFFHNELMTVGCRLPEGEYDVWRIMKSDKWSGVIEACPGAQVSGGLLSCSQKMGYPWSDYLFWCQSDLGQQSNFLNISNTVIYSVLEAPPLPVMDGDDITLRCLEKDKKTGVIKVAPATFKHRGRVIR; translated from the exons ttgcGTTTGGCCTTTTCTTCAGTGCAGAGCAGCTCTGGACCTCAGCTCACG atgccCACAGTCCTGCAGGGGGCAGAGTGGTGCAGCTGCAGATGGAGGTGGATGCCCCAGATGCCAAGAACCTGTCGTTAGGCGGCTCTGTGCTGATCACATGCTCCGTAGACCAAGTCCAGGACCAGGACCGGTCTGAGACCAGACTCCGACTGGTCCACACCATCCTCGGGGCTATTCAG GTGCTggcctctggctcctcctcctcggggCCCCTCTCCGTCCGTCTGAGTCCTGTGACTCTGGAGCACAGGGGCCTCTACAGCTGTGAGGGCCACGGACCCGACCAGAACCAGGATATTATGGTGGAGTCGGACCACAGGCTCATATGGGTCCAGG ACCCGTCCCCGGTGGTGACATTGCAGTTGTCCCGAGTCCAGAGAGTCAATTTCTTTCACGGTAAAACTCTGACGGTGAGCTGTGCTctgcctgcagggggcgctgagTGGAGGATCCTGAG tgCGAGTGAGAAAGAAGGGAGCATCTCTGAGTGTCCACAGCAGGAGCGCTCTGGGgacctcctctcctgctccgtCGCCTCCTCCTTTTTCCCCTTAAAAACACGACTGTACAACCTGTTCTGGTGCGAATCCTCCACTGGACTCAGGAGCAACGTCCTCAACCTCACAGACGCCG AGATAAAGGACCAGAATAGTCGTCCCTTGATGGTGACACGGTTTGAAGTGGCTCCTGCCTGGTCCCTTCGAACTGGAGACTCTGTGACGTTCTCGTGTGAAGTCAGAACAGACAAGTACAACAACAGCCAAAACTGCAACCTGCAACTGATCCACACCCACATGGACTCCAGGAACATGACG GTGGTTCTGAGCCAGCCTGCGACCCACCCCATAAACTACACTATAGACTCTGTTTCCCGTGAGCACCAGGGAGTGTGGACCTGCTGGGATGATGGCACTCTATCTCTGCTTAGTTTGCCCTGGCATACCTTCCTGTTGGTGGAAG ACGACTCAGCTCCTGTTGCCAAGGTTACCATCGATGTCCTGAACTACAATAGAACTCAGTTCTTCCACAACGAGCTGATGACTGTCGGCTGCAGACTGCCCGAGGGCGAGTACGACGTCTGGAGGATCATGAA GTCGGACAAATGGAGTGGTGTGATTGAGGCGTGTCCTGGAGCTCAGGTGTCCGGGGGGCTCCTGAGCTGCTCGCAGAAGATGGGGTACCCTTGGTCTGACTATCTGTTCTGGTGCCAGTCTGATCTGGGCCAACAGAGCAACTTCCTCAACATCAGCAACACCG ttatCTACAGTGTCCTGGAAGCCCCACCTCTTCCTGTGATGGACGGCGATGACATCACTCTGCGGTGTttagagaaagacaaaaaaacggGTGTCATCAAAGTGGCACCTGCGACTTTCAAACACCGTGGCCGAGTCATCAGGTGA